The nucleotide sequence AGCGGCGGGCTCGTCTGGGGCGGCGGATACGATTTTCTCTATCAGGATTACTACGACGAGTTTTTCCTCGGCCAGTGGCGCGGCACGGTCGGCTATGACTTGACGATGCGCGATCAAGTCGGCGTGCAGGCATCACTGCGCGACCGAGACGACGACGGCTTCTTCGGCGCGACCGCCGTCGAGTTGCGCCCGATCACTATGGGCAGCGTCTACTATCGCCACATCTTCGCCAGCGGCGCGCGGCTCGGCGGCTGGGGCGGCTTGGCCGATCGCCATTCCGAAGCCAATGCGGCGCTCGGCGACCTGCCCGCCAAAGACAATCCGTTCCTGTTCGGCTCGGACGTCTATGTGCCGCTGAACAACCACCTCGCATTGTTCGGCGAAGCGAATTTTATCATGCCCAGCGACACCGGCACGGTGGACGCCTACCTTGGCGTGGAGATCTACCCCTGGGGCGGCGCCCGTCGCGGCCGCAACGGCCGTTTCGCCCCGGTGCTGCCCGTGGCGAACAGCACGTCGTTCGCCGTGGATTTGCTCCGGCAATAGAGTCGTTCGTGATCGGCGCCGTGACACGTGCAGACATCATCGCGCTGTCATTCAAGCATGACCAAGCATTCGTGAAGCGGAAGAAAGGAATGCCTGGCGACATCCTTAGCCCCAAAGGGGCGAAAGATAATAGCCAGGGGTGCAAACCCCCCTGGACTTCGGGACCACCAGAGGGAATGAGCCCCATCGGGGCGACACAATTCCAGGCGAGCGGCCGATACAAAGTGTCGCCCCGGTGGGGCTCAAATCACGTCGCGTGCGTTTTCCAGGGGTTTGCACCCCTGGCTGTTATCTGACGCCCCGTTGGGGCTGCAATGTGCCCCATCATTTGCGAACTACCCGTCCCATTCGAACACGCGTTGGATTTCCGGCGCGCCGTATTGGGCGCCGCCGGTGAACACGTGCAGATTCGGTAGGATCTCCGCTTCGCCGGCGCCATGCGTGTGGCCGCAGAGCACGGTCATCTCGTGCTGCGGATGCGCAGTCATGATTTCGCGGAGCGCATCGCCGACCGCCTTGCAGGTGAAGTGGGGGAGCCACTCGTCGTCTGAGATGCGACCTTCGTACCAACACGCCTCGCGAAACGGCGGGACGTGTGTCAAGCAGACCACGTGCTTAAATCGCGACAACGCCGTCGGCAAGGCGCGCCGTACATGCGCGGCCGCTTCGTCGCCCAGTTGATGGAGTTTGCTGAGCCGCGTAACTTTATCGAGCGGCGCCAACTCCGTGATCAAACGGTAGTCGTTCAACATCACCAGCGAGCGCCAGTAATCGCCGTACCGCCCATCGGCCCAGCCGTCATGGCCGATGAGCCCCACGCCGGGCGCAAGTTCAATCGGCTCCGCGCGCGGCAGCCAAACCAGCCGCGGCGCTTCATCGCAGAGCCGCTCCATGTAGCGGCGCACGGTGTCAATCGAACTGAAGTAGTAATCGTGGTTGCCCAGCACGAAGTAAATCGGCTGAACCAACCGCTCGGCCATCATCCGCAAGTAGTTCGGCCCGTCCGGCCACTCGGAGATGTCTCCGCCCAAGAACACGCCATCGGTGCCGAGCGACCCGATGCGATCGAGAAACTTGCCCGTCGGCTCGTTTCCCGGGAAGTTGAGATGCAAATCCGTCAGCCAGACATAACGCTTCATGCCTGCCAGGCCTCGACCAGTTTATCGTGCGAGGCGTGATCCAACGGCGACGTCCGTCCGCACTGCGTGCAGATCGCTTTCTCGGCTGGATGCCCGCAATGCCCGCAGACGCCGTCATTCTCGAAGATGTCGATCGGCCGCTGGCAACGCTCGCACGGCCAGACTTTGCCTAACACGGGCCTTTCTCCGCACGACGGACAATGCACGCCCTCGCGCCGCGGCAGCGCTTCCAGCTTTCGTAGCATCGTACCGGTCCGCACGCCGTTCCAGGCTTGCAACATGAGAAAGCCAGCAATCACCGCGAGGAACATGTCGCCGAACAACAGCGCGATCACAATCATAGCCGCGCCCGCCAACGCTCCGACCCCGCCCGCAATCTGCAGGCTTCGGCCGCGACCGACTGCAAACCAGAGCAATGATTGGAAAATCTGCCCGCCGTCCAGCGGATAGAACGGCAACAGGTTGAAGATCAATAGACCAAGATTGATCCATGCAATGGTCGAGATGCATTCGGCCGCACCGGCACCGACAATCGCCTCGCCAGCCACTTTGGCCGCCATCGAGGCGCCGAAAAGTAGTGGCGCCAGTACGACGTTCACCAGCGGCCCCGCGGCAATGCTCCAGAGCACCGCGCCGGCGCGTGGCGGTGGTTCGACAAACGCGATCCCGCCCAGCGGCCAAAGCATGATCCGCTCGGCCTTGCCGCCGACGCTGCGGCAAGCGAACGCGTGGCCGAATTCGTGCAACAGCACGATGCCAAAGAGAGCCAAGTATTCGGCGACCGCCCAGACGGGTGGTCTATTCGCGTTAACGCGAGTTTGGATTGAGTAGGCCGCCACCAGCAGCCAAGTCCAGTGCAGGAAGACGTTAATCCCCGCGACGCGGAAGATCCGGAATGCCCCGCCTTGTATCAGTCCCATGACCTCTCCCTCGTTCCCGCCCAAGCCAATCGCCAGGGCGTTGGGAGATTATACGTCATCCGGCCAAAACGCGGCGGCGGCGGCGCGCTACCAGTTCAAGCCGAACTGCTCCCCCCCAGAGGCTTTGCCAACGCCGCCCTTCAAGGTGCCGGTGAACTTGCCTTTGCTCTTGATCGCCGGCTCGACCGGGGCGTCCGCATCTTCGGGCTTCTTGGACCCTTGCGACGCCCGCGATTGCAGCGCCTTGATCGACAAGCCGATCCGCTGCGCCTGTTCGTCGACGCTCGTCACCTGAGCATCGATCGACGCCCCTTCCTGCACGACGTCGCTCGCGCGCCAGACGCGTTGATGCGCCAGCTCGGAAATATGCACCAGGCCTTCGACGCCCGGCTCCAATTGCACGAACGCGCCGAACTCCATCAAGCGCGTCACAGTGCCGGTCACGCGCGAGCCAACAGGATACTTGCGCGCCGCGCCCGTCCACGGGTTCTCCATCAAGTCCCGGAACGCCAGGCTGATCTTGCCGGAGGCGGGGTCGATCTTCTGCACTTTGACCTTGATCGCCTGGCCGACCTCCAGCACGTCGCTCGGATGCTTCACGCGCTGCCAGCTCATCTGGCTCACGTGCAGCAACCCGTCGACGCCGCCGATATCGATGAACGCGCCGAAATCCATCAACTTAGTGACCCGGCCTTCTTTGATCTCGCCGACTTGCAGCGTGCCAAGCAATTGTTCCT is from Planctomycetia bacterium and encodes:
- a CDS encoding DUF6666 family protein, whose translation is MVRRTFVTTCARFFQRAKTRCGRILTIAVAVVASSQSASIAFATWLGEIEEPAVVEQPVAESYQTTDCECAPQLADACCCPDDGHSFSVFLGLEGSKQPQDFGVNAHFGGRSAVNWGLPISRRYGLGLQLGTAVNATANAVQVVERVEGSTGRTQSFTTVGVFQHTSGGLVWGGGYDFLYQDYYDEFFLGQWRGTVGYDLTMRDQVGVQASLRDRDDDGFFGATAVELRPITMGSVYYRHIFASGARLGGWGGLADRHSEANAALGDLPAKDNPFLFGSDVYVPLNNHLALFGEANFIMPSDTGTVDAYLGVEIYPWGGARRGRNGRFAPVLPVANSTSFAVDLLRQ
- a CDS encoding S1 RNA-binding domain-containing protein, producing the protein GGQSLDDLLGADAKKTAGASDVLEPETKCRGRVVSIHGEDVFVDLGGRNQGVISIRQFTTPVEVGTLVEVQAGRFDANEGLYLSTLLGGAQTVEDWSQITDGMTVEAKITGHNKGGLECEVGGLRGFIPASQIAAYRVENMEQFVGERMNCVVTEANPERRNLVLSRRGVLERERQEAKEQLLGTLQVGEIKEGRVTKLMDFGAFIDIGGVDGLLHVSQMSWQRVKHPSDVLEVGQAIKVKVQKIDPASGKISLAFRDLMENPWTGAARKYPVGSRVTGTVTRLMEFGAFVQLEPGVEGLVHISELAHQRVWRASDVVQEGASIDAQVTSVDEQAQRIGLSIKALQSRASQGSKKPEDADAPVEPAIKSKGKFTGTLKGGVGKASGGEQFGLNW
- a CDS encoding site-2 protease family protein; translated protein: MGLIQGGAFRIFRVAGINVFLHWTWLLVAAYSIQTRVNANRPPVWAVAEYLALFGIVLLHEFGHAFACRSVGGKAERIMLWPLGGIAFVEPPPRAGAVLWSIAAGPLVNVVLAPLLFGASMAAKVAGEAIVGAGAAECISTIAWINLGLLIFNLLPFYPLDGGQIFQSLLWFAVGRGRSLQIAGGVGALAGAAMIVIALLFGDMFLAVIAGFLMLQAWNGVRTGTMLRKLEALPRREGVHCPSCGERPVLGKVWPCERCQRPIDIFENDGVCGHCGHPAEKAICTQCGRTSPLDHASHDKLVEAWQA
- a CDS encoding metallophosphoesterase produces the protein MKRYVWLTDLHLNFPGNEPTGKFLDRIGSLGTDGVFLGGDISEWPDGPNYLRMMAERLVQPIYFVLGNHDYYFSSIDTVRRYMERLCDEAPRLVWLPRAEPIELAPGVGLIGHDGWADGRYGDYWRSLVMLNDYRLITELAPLDKVTRLSKLHQLGDEAAAHVRRALPTALSRFKHVVCLTHVPPFREACWYEGRISDDEWLPHFTCKAVGDALREIMTAHPQHEMTVLCGHTHGAGEAEILPNLHVFTGGAQYGAPEIQRVFEWDG